A stretch of Palaemon carinicauda isolate YSFRI2023 chromosome 36, ASM3689809v2, whole genome shotgun sequence DNA encodes these proteins:
- the LOC137628915 gene encoding uncharacterized protein isoform X2, translating into MVSLYIDLLHIDWFSDKSLFVYCEKKGTGDNTSSKKGMTKVSKKKVFQDWKKGPTAPIYTHPELITSLKGHTGNITSGSYSANGKHFISAADAGSGRRFDPGGRSISRAELYHHQYTLEDCLISSSVSEGSSSVEELDTSSVSSSSQVATSNAPSDTEDILTSSGSCKMSRRQRKNKNKKFKNSAGFCPSSKMVSQSTKELFNSIGRTEEEIYKILLPLCSVVEERVLNGYPYVTNQGVHVFKTSGYSTLAAALNGCELVKAELNRMQHFDVQKKVDVDGASSDYSEPESVEDLSAGDGFPEDSQDTSSGVSSDCKENEVEGEIPLNSDLNMNYCRTVLIESAESKKKVDEKVDFENHRVEKCKRCRQNFIMANNGMKLCEYHPKKLVLRRDGRLHYQCCNRMKGVEGCTGASFHVYHNLRSGLNGPLEGYVSSKEGRPRVLGIDCEMVYTTRGFELARVTLVSVSGKVLLDSYVKPEGAVFDYNTQFSGITANHVEAAPPFHEVREKILSCVSSSSILVGHSLEGDLSAIRLVHRNVVDTSLIFKGPQTSQPCGPIPHKQSLKSLAKRHLGRDIQKGGSKGHDSLEDATAALDLVLKHLKESHYSDASLPLKVAPLPLALKNM; encoded by the exons GCGAAAAGAAAGGAACTGGAGATAACACATCGTCGAAAAAGGGAATGACCAAAGTGTCCAAgaaaaaagtatttcaagattggAAGAAGGGTCCCACTGCCCCAATTTACACCCACCCCGAATTAATCACGTCGCTGAAGGGCCACACGGGGAACATCACAAGCGGTAGTTATTCAGCTAACGGAAAGCACTTCATCTCCGCTGCGGATG CTGGCAGTGGCAGACGGTTTGACCCGGGCGGCAGAAGTATCAGTAGGGCGGAGCTCTATCATCATCAGTACACTCTGGAAGACTGCCTAATCAGCTCGAGTGTCTCAGAGGGAAGTAGCAGCGTGGAGGAGCTCGATACTTCATCTGTCAGCAGCAGCAGCCAAGTGGCCACGAGTAATGCCCCCTCGGACACAGAGGACATTTTAACATCGTCGGGGAGTTGTAAGATGTCAAGGAGACAACGCAAGAATAAGAACAAAAAGTTTAAGAATTCTGCTGGTTTTTGTCCCTCGTCTAAAATGGTGAGTCAGAGCACCAAAGAACTTTTCAACAGCATTGGCAGGACTGAAGAGGAAATATACAAAATCCTCCTTCCCCTCTGCTCCGTCGTGGAAGAGAGGGTCCTGAACGGATACCCTTACGTCACCAACCAGGGCGTCCACGTCTTCAAGACGAGCGGTTACTCGACCCTGGCCGCGGCACTCAACGGTTGTGAGCTAGTCAAGGCAGAGCTGAACCGGATGCAGCACTTCGACGTGCAAAAGAAGGTGGATGTCGACGGGGCGAGCTCGGACTATTCCGAGCCAGAATCTGTGGAGGATCTTAGCGCGGGAGATGGGTTTCCCGAGGACAGTCAAGACACTTCTTCTGGTGTCAGCTCTGACTGCAAGGAGAATGAGGTTGAGGGCGAGATACCGTTAAATAGCGACTTGAACATGAATTATTGTCGCACAGTTTTGATAGAGAGTGCAGAGTCAAAAAAGAAAGTAGACGAGAAGGTGGATTTTGAGAATCATAGGGTGGAAAAATGTAAAAGATGTAGACAAAATTTTATTATGGCTAATAATGGAATGAAGCTTTGTGAATATCATCCGAAAAAACTAGTGTTAAGGAGAGATGGAAGACTCCACTATCAATGTTGCAATAGGATGAAGGGTGTAGAGGGGTGTACTGGGGCTAGTTTTCACGTTTACCACAATTTAAGATCTGGGTTAAACGGCCCTTTGGAAGGCTATGTTTCTAGCAAGGAAGGGAGACCTCGGGTGTTGGGAATAGATTGCGAAATGGTCTACACCACCAGAGGTTTTGAGTTAGCGAGGGTAACTTTAGTTAGTGTCAGCGGGAAGGTATTGTTAGATTCATACGTTAAGCCTGAAGGTGCAGTATTCGATTACAATACTCAGTTTTCAGGGATAACTGCCAATCACGTGGAGGCTGCTCCCCCCTTTCACGAAGTCCGCGAAAAGATATTGAGTTGCGTGTCTTCCAGTTCAATTCTCGTTGGCCATAGTTTAGAAGGAGATTTATCCGCCATCAGGTTGGTTCACCGAAATGTTGTCGATACCTCCCTGATTTTCAAGGGTCCACAAACCTCTCAACCTTGCGGGCCCATTCCACACAAACAGTCTCTGAAGTCCTTGGCAAAGAGACACTTAGGTCGCGACATACAAAAAGGCGGGAGCAAGGGGCACGACAGTTTGGAGGACGCCACGGCCGCGCTGGACTTGGTACTCAAACACTTAAAAGAATCTCATTACAGTGATGCTTCGCTCCCGCTTAAGGTGGCTCCCCTGCCACTCGCACTCAAAAATATGTGA